The Lycium barbarum isolate Lr01 chromosome 4, ASM1917538v2, whole genome shotgun sequence nucleotide sequence CAACTTAAAACGCAGAACTCTGACGCAAATTTGCAGTTGCTTCAGTAAGAGAGCTCAAAAGGGTCTCACCGACCTCAGCTTTGCAAAGGGGACATGTGTTGTTGATTTTCAGCCACTTATCCACACAGTCCTTGTGTAAGAAATGAGAACATGGTAACTCCCTCAGCTCATCATTGTTCACATACTTTGCCAAGCAAATGCAACATGCCTGTTAAAACAAAGTCAAAGGATTATTAAGATGAATTGGTGGAAGTAATTCAGAAGGTTACATGCCTTTTGAttactccatttttttttttgggctgtgCACTATTAAACAAGTGCTTTTCCAGCAGCAATGGCAAGTATCTTTGTGATCTCTACCATTGTGATCATACATTACACCTCAGGTGTAGAAACTATACATTTTCTCTAATTTTCCAAAACAGTGGCGTTGGTATGACATCAAACAAcgtccaaaagaaaagaaaaaatagtataaagTCAAACaatagaaaatgaaaaaaaaaaaaaaaacataatcaaAGGCATTGTGACAACAAGATTGTACTAAAAGTTCTGTTTTGGAGAAGGCCGTTGGTCTCTGCATATTAGCAGAGCATGTCACCTCAGAAATCCAAAACATTCTTAGGCATATGAATAGCATGCTGTCTCTCTACTCTTAATAGTAAACTGCACTATGGATATAACTGGAATATCACCATGTTCTCTTGAAAAAGGCCATGTGTCCCCGCAGTTCAGGCAAATTTTGGATGTAGCATATCTCAGGTTAATATGTGATTGTTTCACCCAACTCTCAACTCCTACTCTAATCTCTGCAACCCTCGACACATAGCTTAGTACAAGTCTCCACCTAGTATTCTCTTCACATCTTTCTTCTCCCTTGATTCAGCAATTACGCTGCCACCCAACTCTTTTCTGCAGTCAATTATTTATAACTCAAAACATCATGAAGGGAACAGGAGAACGGTTCAAATTTATCCCGACAACAGCGAGTGACAATACAGTTTATAATCTACATAGGTCCCTACTCTTTTTTTGTTGACCCTCATTTCAATTGATTGGATGCTTGAGCACTCAGATTTTAGTGAGTCTCTCGGATATAAAGTATCTCCCACCCCTTTCTCGTTTTTGTATGATTTCTCTTGCATTCGGAAAATAAAAATCCTATATTGTCCAACGAATTTGGCCAGTATTTCCTAATGAGTAGCTTTAGGAGATAAAGGTCTCCCTCATATTCTCCACCCATCTGCGAACGGTTTCCATATTCACCCAAGTCCATTTAAGACAATACTTTTTTCATTTCATGTATCATTGTATGGTCATCAATCATCATACCAGACATGTTTTACCCTCCGTGAGATCCTCCAGCAAGTTTTGCTTTGAAATATTTATTTCTTCGAACTAAAGCTGCTAGAAAATTGGAAGGACAGAGGGCCTCTGAGGAGGTGGCGGGAAGGGAGGTCGCAAGTACACAGTTGTAAGTGACAAGTGCAGTTCATCAGCCATTTCTACTATCAAAGCCACTAACAAGGAAAAATAGCACTTTTCCCCCGCCTGAAAAGCTAAGGGAGGAGTTTGTCATTCAAATGCTACAGCATACAAATATATAAAAGCTATTCACCCAAGGTAGAAGAAACTGGTCAAGTACTCAAGTTCATATTTCTACTTAGGAGCTCGCGAAAGACACCAATCGGATTGAGAGAAATCATAGCACAAAATTCTTTAACACAAATTCATCAGCAAAACATCTAAAAAACCATGGACATGACAAAGTGGCAGTTTCCTTTTGGGAGAACATTATAATCTCCCAATCAAAGCTTAAGTGGAATTTTAAGTTTGTAAATTGCAATTATGCTAAAAGTCAATTTGTGCCACTCACTTTGGTAGAAAACGCAGGGACGAAACATCGCCCACCCTAAGCGGATTTTTTTCCCAAAAGATTGGTTCTCCTTCATAAACAAAACCAAGCAACCAGATAAACAATCTGAGCGTACACagcttttttttgtgtgtgttttagTTGTCTTGCATCTGTTTGAGGAAGAACCCAAAAATGTATGTTTGCTGCAGTTCAAGAGCTGAGTTGTATGATAAAAGGCCTTTGAAGGCAACCATGCATTTGGAGAGATTGAGAACATTTCTGTTAGATGTCAATTAAACTCACTTATCTAATTTAATGATTTGTACCCTTTGTTCTAAATCCAAGTACAATGGATATTACAACCCTTCACCTTTTTTTGCTTCTCAACATTTGGCTAACAAGAAACAACAGCAGCCATCTTACCAAAATATGCGGGAAAGAATGAATCTAGAGGAGGATTCTGTCTATAAAGAGGAAAGTAACCTATATAGCTTCTTCTTCATCGTACTCATCTAAATTGGAATACCAGAGggatggagaagaagaaaaaggaattAACTACTGAATATACATCATAATTTTCCAGTGCTAGCGTCTTAGTGGCTCAATGGAACCGATGAAAAGAAGCATAACAGGGTTCAGATTCCATTCAGATGCAATTGTCATTCAAACGCAGAAAAAGAAGTTCTGAAATTGTAGCCCTGGATAAAACCCATGTGGCGAGACCAAATTAAAATCAACTTGAAATAATCTGTTTCTACTGCCAGCCAGAGCAAGCAGGTATGTACACCACAGGATATCGCTTAGGAATAGCAGCGacgagggagagagagagagagagagaaagattaAATAAACTGTCTTTTTTCTTTCTTGTGTCTCGTTTCTAGTGGAGGATGGTGGAGGTTCAAGCAGGCAAAGTTTCTTCTCTTCAAAAGAGAATTTGCCACTAAAATTCTTATTTAAAACGAAAAGAGATTTTGCCAATAAGATGGACAGAAAATAAACCAGAGAAATCTGTCAGAAAGGAAATAAATTTACCGCATCTTCTCCTGAAATCACACGCTCCTTTTCTGTTCCTGCAGCCACAACCCCACCTTCAGCAGCCTCTTTGTTGCcacttttgtttttctttatctTAAATTTATAGATCGGAAGAGCATTAATTGATTCTGGTGTGGCGCCTTTGTTTTGAGTCAGATCTTCTCTGAAGCCCATGACTGAAATAATGCAGGGGAGGCAGCAACAGATTGTTGCACATAGGATAAATGGCATGGCATACCCGATACAGCTAAAGGTTAGAAATACTATACACAACCTGTGGATAAATAGAAACATGAGCAAATAGGATGCTGGTAGAGAAGACAGGAAGTACAGAAATACCCCAAAATGAAAACACTAGTGAAACATCACCTGTACAAGTTAGGAGCCTCAGAGGAAGAAGAGTGTCCGCCAAATATCCAGACATTGCCAACCACAAACCACACTGCAAAAAAACAATCTAGTGCCATTTTGAAGTACTCAACAAGTGCCTTTAGCCTGCAATAGGGAAATAAACTCCTTTAGTCCTCAGTTCCACTACTCAGCGCTCCATTACATTTATATCAATACCAGTTCCAATACCAGATGAATGCAAAATAATGGAAAAGGAAGAGCGCTGTGATGCAGATATTGTCATCCGAACATCTCTTAGAATTTTAAGTATTGGTCCCAATTAATTGAAGACCGAAATCAAGGCCCAAAACTAAACATTATTGATATACAAAATAAGGTCATGTCCTTGGTTCTAGAAATACCAATTAAAACTTGGCACATAGGAGATGATCTTATAGACAGATATTCAGCGAAACATCTATTAGACATTAAGTTATAGTCTCATTTTGTTAAGGAGCTTAAAAATCAAGTTCCAAAATTTTATCATGTAGTAAATTCTAGAAATCATAATTAACAGTAAGTAAAATGAATAGTAGATGAACTTGACAAAGCTAAAGCCGTACTGAAATATCAATTCTTCGACGAGTTGTCACAGAGAGATAACCATTTGAGTATAAACAACCATGGCGTTTTACACTTGAAAATAACGAAACTTCTATATTTATCTTAGCACGGTCATAATTTTCTTACAACTCTTAAATGGCAAACCAATCATCGAACTAAAATAGGCTTGGTTCAATTCCAGATTTTTGTGGTTCAGCTTTTTCAGCTTCTGGTTCAGATTTCACTATAAGataatttttgttttgtttttttctttattatataGTTCCCCAAATTTCTCTTTGTAGGCCTGAAAATTCTGACATTATTAATTTGGCTACTTGCTAAGTAATCCATCTCACACAATACATTTAGTCATTTAATGCAGCATATTATTATTTCATGTATGGATTATTCGTATGAGGCCTGAAAATCTGATGTATTATCAATATGACTACTTGCTAAGTAATCCATCTCACACAATACATTTAGTCATTTAATGcagcatattattattatttcatgtaTGGATTATTTGTATGACAAATTAATTTCTAGTTTCTTAAATTAAAGTGGAATCGAAGTGAAATAATTGGCATTACACAAAGTCAGACGCCAAAACTTAACCTAATTAGCAAATGAATTAAACCAAGGAAAAACAAATGTTTTGGCTCAGCTTGTTGTCATGAAAATTGAATAATGCTCATCAAGTGACGCCAAAGCTGAATCAATGGTCACAAACTATTTACTTTTTTCACGCATAAATAGTTTTTTCACAAAAGATGCTTGATGCACCAAAAGACATGAGGCACAAAGCACAAAAATTGGATATCTCTGACACCCACTCAATATTGGACCCCTGGATCACTTCAACTAAGTAAATTCCACAAAACAGAACCCATAAGGAACGCACTTCCCACAGGACAGAATAAGTCGCACAATTTCCCAATATGACAAACTGCATCATTGTCTCACGATGTTATATACCTGACAATGCTACTCAATTTGAAACTAAACATATTGCTTCTCAAATATCTAATACTTTAAAATTCGTGCTGTGGGTAGATTTCCCTAGTTCACTTGGTAAAACAATGCCTTTCGGCCCATCTTGCAAATTATGCCTACTCAAATCAGAGCAGCATATAAAATGAAGGGATTGTATGAGTGCACATGTCCAGTCTTGCAATAGCACATAAAGCACAGGGTTAAACCAAATCATGCCAGGAATGAAATTTCTGACATTGAAATTTGGAAGATTTCGGTGAGTGTTTTAATAAGGACAAGTACCACGTAAACAACAATATTACGCACCTTCTGCTCCGTAGTCCACTACTTTGACCACCTGTAGAAGCTGTACCAGTTGTCTGTCGACCTTCGCCTTCTGAACTCCTTGTACTTGAGGAAGGTCTGACCGAGACTTCAGTCTGAGAAGAAATCTGTTGCTGCTGAGATGAATCCTGATCTGAATTCTGATTTCTGTGACGAAAACGCCAATAGAGAAGAGGGAGGATTGCTACACAACCAGATGCATAACCAATGATCCATTGGGATAGAGGAGCACGTGGGTGCTCATCCCTCGATATGGCCAACACTGCAATTGCTGCAATTATTTGGCTTAATGTCAAGACTAGTTCGATGGATATCCATAGCATGGAATTAAGAGGACTCCGATGGCGGCGCCCATTTCCTCTTCGAACAAATGATGAGTTCCTCAAGTTTGATCTATTAGCAGAAGAAAATGCATGTTGGGAGACGGGAACTGCTGTGCTTGTTGATGGCGGATGTTCAGCTTGTTCATGCAGCACATTATTGACTGGTCTATCATGGGGGTTGCTTGATGAGGATGGATCACTGCTACTCGTTATGTCAATAACATGCTCATTGTTGCTACGGCTATCTGCTTGCTCCATTAATAATTGAAACTGGCTAGTTTGGCTTTTCCTGTGTAGCCCTATTGAGGAAATGGCCATCTAAGTCCACTGACTGAGAGATAAGTATAGAAAACATGGGATGCAAAAGTCTTAAGCAGTGCAAGTATGAGTTCGCCAGAATGAAAGAGACTCTTCTTCACAATCACCCAGTTAATTCAGGGACTGCAGCAGCTTCATATGATTAATCTAAGCCGTTTTTCTGTTCAAAGTGCAACAAAAGCAGAATGGTAAGTATCCTCTTGTCTCAACTTGAAGAGCATGAGACTTCATCCCCCCAGgtcaaaagaaaagaaggaaaaagcaGACaggaagcaagaacaatcataaTCATCAACCTTGGTCTAAGGAAAACTGTGATTTGTATAGTACGACGAGAACCGAAAACAAAATGGCAAAAAtactaacataattcaacaagACAATGCATAAGCAGACAGGAAGCAGGAACAATCATAATCATCAACCTTGGTCTAAGGAAAACTGTGATTTGTATAGTACGACGAGAACCGAAAACAAAATGGCAAAAATACTAACATAATTCAATAAGACAATGCATAGATTGGTTTTCTGTTATCCACAACTTCCCCAGAAACTAAACTAAGATAACCCTCATACAAAATTATTTACTGAATGTTCAATATCATTGTCATGACCTTTAAAAACTCAAAACTCAACAATTCAACTACTCCGCTTCTATCCGGGACTACATGAT carries:
- the LOC132635713 gene encoding E3 ubiquitin-protein ligase At1g12760 isoform X2; the protein is MAISSIGLHRKSQTSQFQLLMEQADSRSNNEHVIDITSSSDPSSSSNPHDRPVNNVLHEQAEHPPSTSTAVPVSQHAFSSANRSNLRNSSFVRRGNGRRHRSPLNSMLWISIELVLTLSQIIAAIAVLAISRDEHPRAPLSQWIIGYASGCVAILPLLYWRFRHRNQNSDQDSSQQQQISSQTEVSVRPSSSTRSSEGEGRQTTGTASTGGQSSGLRSRRLKALVEYFKMALDCFFAVWFVVGNVWIFGGHSSSSEAPNLYRLCIVFLTFSCIGYAMPFILCATICCCLPCIISVMGFREDLTQNKGATPESINALPIYKFKIKKNKSGNKEAAEGGVVAAGTEKERVISGEDAKRVGWQRNC
- the LOC132635713 gene encoding E3 ubiquitin-protein ligase At1g63170 isoform X1; translation: MAISSIGLHRKSQTSQFQLLMEQADSRSNNEHVIDITSSSDPSSSSNPHDRPVNNVLHEQAEHPPSTSTAVPVSQHAFSSANRSNLRNSSFVRRGNGRRHRSPLNSMLWISIELVLTLSQIIAAIAVLAISRDEHPRAPLSQWIIGYASGCVAILPLLYWRFRHRNQNSDQDSSQQQQISSQTEVSVRPSSSTRSSEGEGRQTTGTASTGGQSSGLRSRRLKALVEYFKMALDCFFAVWFVVGNVWIFGGHSSSSEAPNLYRLCIVFLTFSCIGYAMPFILCATICCCLPCIISVMGFREDLTQNKGATPESINALPIYKFKIKKNKSGNKEAAEGGVVAAGTEKERVISGEDAACCICLAKYVNNDELRELPCSHFLHKDCVDKWLKINNTCPLCKAEVGETLLSSLTEATANLRQSSAF